One window of the Candidatus Saccharibacteria bacterium genome contains the following:
- a CDS encoding AAA family ATPase, with product MDSISKLTIEGFRLFKASRTIEFQKPDNDKIGLNVIVGSNNVGKSSVLNLIGTGYYNQVNREDWTSDSPKIIVDAGDKKGIIQYSKNQTNPTIIQEPEGQWPNIISMYLPSDRRWAFEASNVYMGMLGGNPNPTDTDRINQLYQVSQNVSNNYGSNQNFEETRKPNQNFLSTLLVISESDNLTEKYTDLVREFIPNYTGFELLRQRGNKYQALYRSTQSNQVIDMALVGDGVQTIMVICAYLLLIRESQAGAINGIQQQVSMLVLDEPEASLHPQAQKKLYEYIKEISRNVQVIMATHSPYMISWDIIPKGAKIIRIASSDGEQAEVYELSRDKHPDIRFTTQPRRQHNLDIISREIVFADRVLMVEGLDDANILREYILSEHIRANFEICGHGADGAGSILNWLKLATALGIKPSAIYDNDSVADYQMATAVYGTDLIQKWTTDDIRDKPKDKTPKVGLFNEDGTIKASSKQEVEGIIQTINTALV from the coding sequence GTGGACAGCATAAGTAAGCTCACTATTGAGGGCTTTAGATTATTTAAGGCATCTCGTACAATCGAGTTTCAAAAACCCGATAACGATAAAATTGGTCTAAATGTAATTGTAGGCTCGAATAATGTAGGCAAGTCATCGGTACTCAATCTTATTGGTACGGGCTATTATAATCAGGTTAACCGTGAGGACTGGACTTCAGATAGCCCAAAGATAATTGTGGATGCGGGTGATAAAAAAGGTATTATTCAATACTCAAAAAATCAAACCAACCCTACCATTATTCAAGAGCCTGAGGGTCAATGGCCAAATATTATCAGTATGTACTTGCCCTCTGATAGACGCTGGGCATTTGAGGCATCAAACGTTTATATGGGTATGCTTGGCGGAAATCCAAATCCCACAGATACTGACCGTATTAACCAGCTTTATCAAGTGTCTCAAAACGTATCAAATAACTATGGTTCAAACCAGAACTTTGAGGAAACACGAAAGCCAAATCAGAACTTTCTCAGCACTCTACTCGTTATTTCCGAGAGCGACAACCTCACTGAAAAATATACCGATTTAGTGAGAGAGTTTATACCAAATTACACAGGTTTTGAACTACTGAGGCAAAGAGGCAATAAGTATCAAGCCCTTTATCGCTCGACCCAATCGAACCAAGTTATCGATATGGCACTGGTTGGTGATGGCGTACAAACCATTATGGTTATTTGTGCCTACTTGCTGCTTATCAGAGAAAGTCAGGCGGGTGCTATAAACGGTATTCAGCAACAAGTTAGTATGCTCGTCCTAGATGAACCTGAAGCCTCCCTACACCCCCAAGCTCAAAAGAAGCTCTATGAGTATATAAAAGAGATATCGAGAAATGTTCAGGTCATAATGGCTACACACTCACCTTATATGATAAGTTGGGATATTATACCTAAAGGTGCAAAGATAATTAGAATAGCCTCAAGCGATGGCGAGCAAGCCGAAGTGTACGAGCTTTCCAGAGATAAACACCCTGATATAAGATTTACTACACAGCCTAGGCGACAGCATAACCTAGACATTATTTCGAGAGAGATTGTTTTTGCTGATAGAGTTTTAATGGTTGAAGGTTTAGACGACGCAAATATTTTACGTGAGTATATTCTCAGTGAACATATAAGGGCGAACTTTGAAATATGCGGACACGGTGCTGATGGTGCGGGCAGTATACTTAATTGGCTAAAACTGGCGACTGCACTAGGTATTAAACCATCTGCTATTTACGATAATGACAGCGTAGCGGACTACCAGATGGCTACGGCTGTATATGGCACTGACCTTATTCAAAAATGGACAACAGACGACATACGAGATAAGCCAAAAGATAAAACTCCCAAGGTAGGCCTCTTTAATGAAGACGGTACGATTAAGGCATCTTCAAAGCAGGAGGTGGAGGGTATTATCCAAACTATTAACACGGCTCTAGTCTAG
- a CDS encoding DUF1761 domain-containing protein: MFNTLNEVNWLIILLATFVYFILGAIWFTPLFGKAYDAGTGVIRSSKQKWPAIYYYAPFLSSLVVAIAIGVVMYALNVQNFADAVITGLLFGISLAAISFSNGVTPNMPRPVTFGLVVGGYHLVSAIIVSIIIYTLGM; encoded by the coding sequence ATGTTTAATACATTAAATGAAGTTAACTGGCTAATAATCTTACTTGCCACATTTGTTTATTTCATACTCGGTGCAATTTGGTTTACTCCGTTATTTGGAAAGGCATACGATGCCGGTACGGGTGTAATAAGGTCTTCTAAGCAAAAATGGCCAGCGATTTATTACTACGCACCATTTCTGAGCAGCTTGGTGGTAGCGATTGCGATAGGCGTAGTGATGTACGCATTGAATGTCCAGAACTTTGCAGATGCCGTTATCACCGGATTGCTCTTCGGAATTAGCTTAGCTGCAATTTCGTTTAGTAACGGCGTAACGCCAAACATGCCCCGACCTGTTACTTTCGGACTTGTGGTGGGCGGCTACCACCTAGTAAGTGCAATAATCGTTTCGATTATTATTTATACCCTCGGCATGTAA